CACATTTTGTCCGGAATCGTGGCAGACAAAGGAGACATGAGATGCGTAAGCGCGGTTTTACCCTGATTGAGCTGCTGGTTGTCATCGCCATCATCGGCATCCTTGCCGCCATTCTCCTTCCCGCGCTGGCGCGCGCCCGCGAGGCGGCGCGGCGCTCCAGTTGCCAAAACAATCTCAAGCAGTGGGGTGTTGTGCTGAAGATGTACGCCAACGAGACCCCCGGCCAGAAGTGGCCCACCCTGGAGCTGGAGGCGCCCACCCCAAGCAATGTCCGCCCGGCGATGATGCCCCGCAACGACTCCATCTTTCCCGAGTACTTGACGGACCCGAACATTTACATCTGTCCGTCGGACGCCAAGGCGGATGTGAACCGTTTGAAGGAGGGGGGGCGGCCCGACGGCATTTGGGTCTTCGCCGGCCCGAATGCCGACATGGGACGCAAGGACGATGTGGCCCAGTCCTACGCCTATCTGGGCTGGGTTTTTGACCGCTGCACGGACGACCCGCTGAAAAACAGGCAGGTCTCCGGGAGCCAGGCGGTTTCCCTCCTTTCCTCTTTTGGGACGGTCCCGGCGGACATAAACTCCCTGAACATACCGGCGCAGATGCTGGGGACCCTCCTCAACCTGTTCATGAAAGAGTACCTGCCCATCGCCGGAGGCCCGAACGGCTCCCAGTGGGCCGCCTTCAAAGCCTCCGACAACGACCAGTCCATGCCGGTGGACATGCTTCCTGAAACTGCGGGAGAGGGCAACGGCGGCGGAAGCACCGTCTACCGCCTGCGCGAGGGCATTGAGCGCTTCCTCATCACGGACATCAACAATCCGGGCGCTTCGGCAAAGGCGCAAAGCGTCATCTATGTCATGTACGACAGTTTTTCGTCCAACGCCGAGGATTTTAACCATGTTCCGGGCGGTTCAAACGTGCTTTACATGGACGGCCACGTGGAGTTCCAGAGATTTCCCTCGGACCAGCCCGTGAACCGGGGACTGGCCATAATCGTCGGCGTCCTGTCCAAATAGGCTTAAAATAACCGACACAGAACGGAATCGTCGCGGCCACGGCCATTTATGGCCCATCCGCTCCTTCCCTCACGC
The Candidatus Hydrogenedentota bacterium genome window above contains:
- a CDS encoding DUF1559 domain-containing protein, giving the protein MRKRGFTLIELLVVIAIIGILAAILLPALARAREAARRSSCQNNLKQWGVVLKMYANETPGQKWPTLELEAPTPSNVRPAMMPRNDSIFPEYLTDPNIYICPSDAKADVNRLKEGGRPDGIWVFAGPNADMGRKDDVAQSYAYLGWVFDRCTDDPLKNRQVSGSQAVSLLSSFGTVPADINSLNIPAQMLGTLLNLFMKEYLPIAGGPNGSQWAAFKASDNDQSMPVDMLPETAGEGNGGGSTVYRLREGIERFLITDINNPGASAKAQSVIYVMYDSFSSNAEDFNHVPGGSNVLYMDGHVEFQRFPSDQPVNRGLAIIVGVLSK